In Gasterosteus aculeatus chromosome 15, fGasAcu3.hap1.1, whole genome shotgun sequence, a single genomic region encodes these proteins:
- the LOC120832587 gene encoding cdc42 effector protein 2 — protein MPLRTSLHRKPSSSRWPGRTTKRREVLSVNMISLPLADFRHITHIGNGADSFGDLSFLKMGRGMLLKSSQSEQNIFTACSSPPPPPKPPRLNVDEGGESPDRRSRRPSAASQGRKKCSSLPLLDGEEGEEEEEGGKGDGYQSGNRVAPVPANGLGRGSLNSDKDEDSTDAGDKTVAQRREEDSGFSFSLDLGPSILDDVLQVMDKCQ, from the coding sequence ATGCCACTTCGAACCTCGCTGCACAGAAAGCCCTCCTCCAGCCGGTGGCCCGGCAGGACCACCAAGCGCAGGGAGGTGCTGTCCGTCAACATGATCAGCCTGCCGCTGGCCGACTTCCGCCACATCACGCACATCGGCAACGGCGCCGACAGCTTCGGCGACCTCTCCTTCCTGAAGATGGGCCGCGGCATGCTTCTGAAGAGCTCCCAGAGCGAGCAGAACATCTTCACGGCCtgctcctcgccgccgccgccgccgaagcCGCCCCGGCTGAACGTCGACGAGGGCGGCGAGAGCCCCGACCGGCGCTCGCGCCGCCCGTCCGCCGCGTCCCAGGGGAGGAAGAAGTGCAGCTCTCTGCCGCTGCTGGACGGcgaggaaggggaagaggaggaggagggggggaagggggacgGGTACCAGAGCGGGAACAGAGTCGCTCCCGTGCCGGCAAACGGCCTCGGACGGGGCAGCCTGAATTCAGACAAGGACGAGGACTCCACCGACGCCGGAGACAAAACTGTGGCGCAGCGCAGGGAGGAGGACAGCGGCTTTTCCTTCAGCCTCGATCTGGGCCCCTCAATCCTGGATGACGTCCTCCAGGTGATGGACAAGTGCCAGTAG
- the gchfr gene encoding GTP cyclohydrolase 1 feedback regulatory protein produces MPYVFVSTQIRLETGPTNVGDEYSDAALMIYLGARKTTMLGNNFSEYHVDDPPRLVLDKLEKIGFRVLTMTGVGQTLVWCLHKETE; encoded by the exons ATGCCTTACGTGTTCGTCAGCACGCAGATCCGACTG GAGACCGGCCCAACAAACGTGGGCGATGAATATTCTGACGCCGCTCTCATGATCTACCTGGGAGCGAGGAAAACGACCATGCTGGGGAACAATTT TTCCGAGTACCACGTGGACGACCCGCCCCGCCTGGTGCTGGACAAGCTGGAGAAGATCGGCTTCCGCGTGCTGACGATGACCGGGGTGGGGCAGACGCTGGTGTGGTGCCTCCACAAGGAGACGGAGTGA